In Streptomyces sp. NBC_01381, the sequence CCTGACGATCGCGGCGGGCCAGGCGCGCGTCCTCGGTGCCCGCCTCACCTTCCGCAACGTGACGCCGGCGGGCGCGGGCCCCGACGACCCGGCGGAGGGCGCGGTGGCAGTCCTCTGGCTCCCGGAACACGCCCCGACAAACACGGGCAGCTTCCCGATCTTGCAATTGCCGGACATGTAGCCACCCCGAGCCGCCTCCGTTGTGGGCAGGCGTTCCGCAGGGCGGAACGGGTGGGCACAACGCCAACTGCCAGGTGCCGAAACCCAAGGGACCAGGCTAAGAAACGGGCCCCCGGCGCCAGAAGGCACCGGGGGCCAGTTCAGCCGGGGTAGGCGGACAACCGCAGGTCAGACGACCTCTGCAACCGTCGACCGCGGCGCAGCCCCCGCGGCGTCCCCAGCCGCACCCTCGACCGGCTTGTCGGCCCCGGTTTCCTTCGGCCCGGAATCCTCCGGCCCGGAGTCCTTCGGCCCGGCCCCCCGCAGCGGGACCTCCTTCACGAAGAAGGCCGCGACCAGAGCGACGACCCCGATCGCCGAGCCCAGCAGGAACGCCGAGTGCGTACCGGAAGACACCGCGTGCTGATACGCGTCCCGCACCGCCTCCGGCAGCTTCGCCAGACTCGCCGCATCCAGCTGCGCCGACTTCTCCGTGACGTTCCCGCCGAGCGACCCGGCCCGCTCCGTCATGACGTCGTTCACCCGGTTGTTGAACAGCGCGCCCATGATCGCGACGCCGAACGAGGAGCCGAGCGTACGGAAGAGGGTGGTCGAGGAGGACCCGACGCCCATGTCCTTCATCTCGACGCTGTTCTGCGCGACCAGCATGGTGATCTGCATCAGGCAGCCCATGCCCGCACCGAGTACGGCCATGTAGAGCCCGGAGGTCACCCGCGAGGTGTCCGTGTCCATCTGGGCCAGCAGGAAGAGCCCCACCACCATCAGCGCACCGCCGACGATCGGGAAGACCTTGTACCGCCCGGTGTTGGTCGTCACCCGCCCCGCGATCAGCGAGACGACCATCATCGCGCCGAGCATCGGAAGCAGCAGGAGCCCGGAGTTGGTGGCCGATGCCCCCTGCACTGACTGCTGGTAGAGCGGCAGGAAGAGCACCGCTCCGAACATCACGAAGCCGGTGATGAAGCCGATGACGGACATCAGCGCGAAGTTGCGGCTCTTGAAGATGTGCAGCGGCATGATCGGCTCGGCCGCCTTCGTCTGGACGAAGAGGAAGCCGATGAGCGAGGCGACGCCGATCCCGATGAGCTCCATGATCACGGCGGAGTCCCAGGCGTACTCCGTGCCGCCCCAGGTGGTGACGA encodes:
- a CDS encoding MDR family MFS transporter → MAEIKEPKEQAEGPESPAGKAEPPQRSVRVVMLALMVTMLLAMLDNMIVGTAMPTIVGELGGLEHLSWVVTAYTLATAASTPIWGKLGDMYGRKGAFMTSIVIFLVGSATSGMAQDMGQLIGFRALQGLGAGGLMVGVMAIIGDLVPPRERGKYQGMMAGVMALAMIGGPLVGGTVTDHWGWRWSFYINLPLGVVALLAVSAVLHLPKKRSKVRIDYLGAALLTVGITSIVLVTTWGGTEYAWDSAVIMELIGIGVASLIGFLFVQTKAAEPIMPLHIFKSRNFALMSVIGFITGFVMFGAVLFLPLYQQSVQGASATNSGLLLLPMLGAMMVVSLIAGRVTTNTGRYKVFPIVGGALMVVGLFLLAQMDTDTSRVTSGLYMAVLGAGMGCLMQITMLVAQNSVEMKDMGVGSSSTTLFRTLGSSFGVAIMGALFNNRVNDVMTERAGSLGGNVTEKSAQLDAASLAKLPEAVRDAYQHAVSSGTHSAFLLGSAIGVVALVAAFFVKEVPLRGAGPKDSGPEDSGPKETGADKPVEGAAGDAAGAAPRSTVAEVV